In Fusobacterium hwasookii, a single window of DNA contains:
- the ftcD gene encoding glutamate formimidoyltransferase, translated as MAKIVECIPNYSEGKDLDKIERIVAPYKNNPKVKLLSVEPDANYNRTVVTVLGDPEEVKKAVIESIGIATKEIDMNVHKGEHKRMGATDVVPFLPIQEMTTEECNEISKEVAKAVWERFQLPVFLYESTATAPNRVSLPDIRKGEYEGMAEKLKQPEWAPDFGERAPHPTAGVTAIGCRMPLIAFNINLATTDMDVPKEIAKAIRFSSGGFRFIQAGPAEILDKGFVQVTMNIKDYTKNPIYRIMETVKMEAKRWGVKVTGCEIIGATPFASLTDSLKYYLACDGIKDDVDAMSMEKVVELMVKYLGLTDFDVKKVLEANI; from the coding sequence ATGGCAAAAATAGTAGAATGTATCCCAAATTATAGTGAAGGTAAAGATTTAGATAAGATTGAAAGAATCGTGGCACCTTATAAAAATAATCCTAAAGTTAAACTTTTAAGTGTTGAACCAGATGCAAATTACAACAGAACAGTTGTTACAGTATTAGGAGATCCTGAAGAAGTTAAAAAAGCTGTTATTGAATCAATAGGAATTGCAACTAAGGAAATAGATATGAATGTTCATAAAGGTGAACACAAAAGAATGGGAGCAACAGATGTTGTACCTTTCTTACCAATTCAAGAAATGACTACTGAAGAATGTAATGAAATTTCAAAAGAAGTAGCTAAAGCTGTTTGGGAAAGATTCCAATTACCTGTTTTCTTATATGAAAGTACAGCAACTGCTCCAAACAGAGTTTCTCTACCTGATATAAGAAAAGGTGAATATGAAGGAATGGCAGAAAAATTAAAACAACCTGAATGGGCTCCAGATTTTGGAGAAAGAGCTCCTCACCCTACTGCAGGAGTTACAGCTATTGGTTGTAGAATGCCTTTAATAGCTTTCAATATCAACTTAGCTACAACAGATATGGATGTACCAAAAGAAATAGCTAAAGCTATCAGATTCTCAAGTGGAGGATTTAGATTCATCCAAGCTGGACCAGCTGAAATTTTAGATAAAGGTTTTGTTCAAGTTACAATGAACATTAAAGATTACACTAAAAACCCTATTTACAGAATCATGGAAACTGTAAAAATGGAAGCTAAGAGATGGGGAGTAAAAGTTACTGGTTGTGAAATTATAGGAGCAACTCCATTTGCATCATTAACTGACTCTTTAAAATACTACTTAGCATGTGATGGAATAAAAGATGATGTAGATGCTATGTCTATGGAAAAAGTTGTTGAATTAATGGTTAAATATTTAGGTTTAACTGATTTTGATGTTAAAAAAGTATTAGAAGCTAATATCTAA
- the hutI gene encoding imidazolonepropionase: MQADLVLYNIGQLVTSRELDKTKKMDNIEVIENNGYIIIEKDTIVAVGSGEVPKEYLTPATEMVDLSGKLVTPGLIDSHTHLVHGGSRENEFAMKIAGVPYLEILEKGGGILSSLKSTRNASEQELIEKTLKSLRHMLELGVTTVEAKSGYGLNLEDELKQLEVTKILGYLQPVTLVSTFMAAHATPPEYKDNKEAYVQEVIRMLPIVKERNLAEFCDIFCEDKVFSVDESRRILTAAKELGYKLKIHADEIVSLGGVELAAELGATSAEHLMKITDSGINALANSNVIADLLPATSFNLMEHYAPARKMIEAGIQIALSTDYNPGSCPSENLQFVMQIGAAHLKMTPKEVFKAVTLNAAKAIDKQDTIGSIEVGKKADITVFDAPSMAYFLYHFGINHTDSVYKNGKLVFKR, encoded by the coding sequence ATGCAAGCTGATTTAGTTCTATATAATATTGGACAATTAGTTACATCAAGAGAACTTGATAAAACAAAAAAAATGGACAATATTGAAGTAATAGAAAATAATGGATATATAATAATAGAAAAAGATACAATAGTAGCTGTTGGAAGTGGAGAAGTTCCAAAAGAATATTTAACACCTGCAACAGAAATGGTAGATTTAAGTGGTAAATTGGTTACACCTGGACTTATAGATTCTCACACTCACTTGGTTCATGGAGGTTCAAGAGAAAATGAATTTGCTATGAAAATTGCAGGAGTACCTTATCTTGAAATATTAGAAAAAGGTGGAGGAATTTTAAGTAGTTTAAAATCTACAAGAAATGCAAGTGAACAAGAACTTATAGAAAAAACTTTAAAAAGTTTAAGACATATGTTAGAACTTGGTGTTACAACTGTTGAAGCTAAAAGTGGATATGGTTTAAATTTAGAAGATGAGTTAAAACAATTAGAGGTTACTAAAATTTTAGGTTACTTACAACCTGTTACTTTAGTTTCTACATTTATGGCAGCTCATGCTACACCACCTGAATACAAAGACAATAAAGAAGCTTATGTACAAGAAGTTATAAGAATGTTACCTATTGTTAAAGAAAGAAATTTAGCAGAATTCTGTGATATTTTCTGTGAAGATAAAGTTTTCTCTGTTGATGAAAGTAGAAGAATTTTAACTGCTGCAAAAGAATTAGGATATAAATTAAAAATTCATGCTGATGAGATTGTTTCACTTGGTGGAGTTGAACTTGCTGCTGAGTTAGGAGCAACTTCTGCTGAACACTTAATGAAAATAACAGATTCTGGAATAAATGCTCTTGCTAATAGTAATGTAATAGCTGATTTACTTCCTGCAACTTCATTTAACTTAATGGAACACTATGCCCCTGCAAGAAAAATGATAGAAGCTGGAATACAAATCGCTTTATCTACTGACTATAATCCAGGTTCTTGTCCATCTGAAAACTTACAATTTGTTATGCAAATTGGAGCAGCTCATTTAAAAATGACTCCTAAAGAAGTTTTCAAAGCAGTTACTCTAAATGCTGCAAAAGCTATAGATAAACAAGATACAATAGGTTCTATTGAAGTTGGTAAAAAAGCTGATATAACTGTTTTTGATGCTCCAAGTATGGCGTATTTCTTATATCACTTTGGAATAAATCATACTGACAGTGTTTATAAAAATGGAAAATTAGTTTTCAAAAGATAA
- a CDS encoding helix-turn-helix domain-containing protein: MFNLIDFTNDKYKLLKFLYDNQIEIKNNKYIALSQQEIADSLHFSKNKTNKIMQELKKDNFIDTFNNTKGKYIITDKGNKVIAVIEKKY, encoded by the coding sequence ATGTTTAATTTAATAGATTTTACAAATGATAAATATAAATTATTAAAATTTTTATATGATAATCAAATAGAAATAAAAAATAATAAATACATAGCATTATCTCAACAAGAGATAGCAGATAGTTTACATTTTTCTAAAAATAAAACTAATAAAATAATGCAAGAACTTAAAAAAGATAACTTTATTGATACTTTTAATAATACTAAAGGTAAGTATATTATTACTGATAAAGGGAATAAGGTTATTGCTGTAATTGAAAAGAAATATTAA
- a CDS encoding DNA methyltransferase produces MNKNIFEIVEEVLKTNLKYVSDDGKLLKAMVYSDVMTMDKELLCLLLSNEKIKERFFKDVNGTLIFDKQKFTWFIDSKEFLPDSYTKYMNKIGLTHNGNFISKSNDVVLDFPYKDCILEGGQNKDDEKRKEIFYNEVIANDEINRMLSPKVFTNAKKYTKDGVEENITFDNNDNLIIKGNNLIALASILKRYEGEVKCIYIDPPYNTGSDSFNYNDSFNHSTWLTFMKNRLELARKLLNDRGLIFVQCDDNEQAYLKVLMDEIFGKDMFVGTVVYRKRKSQANLSKDLSTIHEYILIYKKINLANLKKISTSINTKEYSNPDGDYRGLYKTMPCTNKGGALYTIKTPTGKEIKDEWRFKEERFYELLNDNRIVFPKNGEGKPRYKLFLEEKQIEGVIVNSWWDDLGTNQDANRDLTKLFESNVFSYPKSEDLLRRIIEIATDKNDLILDYHLGSGTTCSVAHKMCRRYIGIEQMDYIETVPVERLKKVIEGEQTGISKMVAWNGGGSFVYCELLEDAATLIDRIRLGDDESINNIKSLIYSDDRIISYILKEELLAIDNNFNSLNLEEKKKVLIKLINKNKLYVNYSDIEDEEMFVKAKDKNFTKSFYEDF; encoded by the coding sequence ATGAATAAGAACATTTTTGAAATAGTTGAAGAAGTATTAAAGACAAATTTGAAGTATGTTTCTGATGATGGGAAACTACTTAAGGCAATGGTTTATAGCGATGTAATGACAATGGATAAAGAATTGTTATGTTTACTTTTATCAAATGAAAAAATTAAAGAAAGATTTTTTAAAGATGTAAATGGAACACTTATTTTTGATAAGCAAAAATTCACATGGTTTATAGATTCAAAAGAATTTTTACCAGATTCATATACTAAATATATGAATAAAATAGGATTGACACATAATGGAAATTTTATCTCAAAATCAAATGATGTAGTTTTAGATTTTCCATATAAAGATTGCATTCTTGAAGGTGGACAAAACAAAGATGATGAAAAAAGAAAAGAAATTTTTTACAACGAAGTAATTGCTAACGATGAAATAAATAGAATGCTTTCTCCTAAAGTTTTTACTAATGCTAAAAAATACACTAAAGATGGTGTAGAAGAAAATATAACCTTTGATAATAATGATAACTTGATAATAAAAGGCAACAATTTAATTGCTTTGGCAAGTATTCTCAAAAGATATGAGGGTGAAGTAAAGTGTATTTACATAGATCCTCCATATAACACAGGTTCAGATAGTTTTAATTATAATGATTCATTTAATCACTCTACTTGGTTAACATTTATGAAAAACCGATTAGAGTTAGCAAGAAAACTATTAAATGATCGAGGATTGATATTTGTACAGTGTGATGATAATGAACAGGCGTACTTAAAAGTTTTGATGGATGAAATTTTTGGTAAAGATATGTTTGTTGGAACTGTAGTCTATAGAAAAAGAAAATCTCAAGCAAATTTAAGTAAAGATTTATCAACTATTCATGAGTACATACTCATTTATAAAAAGATTAATCTTGCTAATCTTAAAAAAATATCAACATCTATAAATACTAAAGAATACAGCAATCCAGATGGAGATTATAGAGGATTATATAAAACAATGCCATGTACTAATAAAGGAGGAGCATTATACACCATTAAAACTCCTACAGGAAAAGAAATAAAGGATGAATGGAGATTCAAAGAAGAAAGATTTTATGAATTATTAAATGACAATAGAATTGTTTTCCCAAAAAATGGTGAGGGAAAGCCCAGATATAAATTATTTTTAGAAGAAAAGCAAATAGAAGGAGTTATTGTAAATTCTTGGTGGGACGATTTGGGAACTAATCAAGATGCAAATAGAGATTTAACAAAATTGTTTGAAAGTAATGTTTTTTCTTATCCAAAATCAGAAGATTTATTGAGAAGAATTATAGAAATTGCAACTGATAAAAATGATTTAATTTTAGATTATCATCTCGGTTCTGGAACTACATGTTCTGTAGCACATAAAATGTGTAGAAGGTATATTGGTATAGAACAAATGGATTATATTGAAACGGTACCTGTTGAAAGGTTAAAAAAAGTAATAGAAGGAGAGCAAACAGGTATTTCAAAAATGGTTGCTTGGAATGGTGGAGGATCTTTTGTGTATTGTGAGTTATTAGAAGATGCTGCTACTTTAATAGATAGGATAAGATTAGGGGATGATGAGTCTATAAATAATATTAAATCACTGATTTATTCTGATGATAGAATTATTTCATATATTTTAAAGGAAGAGCTGTTAGCTATAGACAATAATTTTAATAGTTTAAATTTAGAGGAAAAAAAGAAAGTTTTAATAAAATTAATTAACAAAAATAAATTATATGTAAATTATAGTGATATTGAGGATGAGGAAATGTTCGTTAAAGCTAAAGATAAGAACTTCACAAAATCATTCTATGAAGATTTTTAA
- a CDS encoding toxin-antitoxin system YwqK family antitoxin — MKKSFIIYIFIMFLLSSFNLFAERELDIDKIKYDDKKELGYVEGEKEPFTGIAKDYYEDKSLKVEFPYKNGRIQGKAKAYYPSGKFKSEAFFVDDLLQGKSVGYYENGNLQYEDNYKDDELDGLIKEYYENGQIKSETYYKSGNLDGPATEYYENGQVYIQESYKDGELDGESFNFNEDGSLRSKAVYKNGELVGDIIQGEVGSVVAGDVPDTEETSVPTENENVESKLKYYTTIFTFGTVIIGLIIYTIFKIFTAFPKTNNLTDEQRSRIFKILMKHDEHKEGLFSAYRLNGVGTGYYRVRSMMVDNQKLYIYAKMFSVIYIPTPITLGYLLCYDKKQILASFSNSTFKEAKKEIQENVLYL; from the coding sequence ATGAAAAAGAGTTTTATTATCTATATTTTTATTATGTTTTTACTAAGTTCCTTTAATCTTTTTGCAGAAAGAGAATTAGATATTGATAAAATTAAATATGATGACAAAAAAGAACTTGGATATGTAGAAGGTGAAAAAGAACCTTTTACTGGAATAGCAAAAGATTATTATGAAGATAAAAGTTTAAAAGTTGAATTTCCATATAAAAATGGAAGAATTCAAGGAAAAGCAAAAGCATATTACCCTAGTGGAAAATTTAAATCTGAAGCATTTTTTGTTGATGATTTATTACAAGGAAAATCAGTAGGTTATTATGAAAATGGTAATTTACAGTATGAAGATAATTATAAAGACGATGAATTAGATGGCTTAATAAAAGAATATTATGAAAATGGGCAAATAAAAAGTGAGACATATTATAAAAGTGGTAATTTAGATGGACCTGCGACAGAGTACTATGAGAATGGACAGGTATATATCCAAGAAAGTTATAAAGATGGAGAATTAGATGGAGAATCATTTAACTTCAATGAAGATGGAAGTTTAAGATCAAAAGCAGTTTATAAAAATGGAGAATTAGTTGGTGATATAATTCAAGGTGAGGTTGGAAGTGTAGTAGCAGGAGATGTTCCAGATACAGAAGAAACTAGTGTACCAACAGAAAATGAAAATGTTGAAAGTAAACTTAAATATTATACAACTATTTTTACCTTTGGAACTGTTATTATAGGACTTATAATTTATACTATTTTTAAAATATTTACTGCCTTCCCCAAGACTAATAATTTAACTGATGAACAAAGAAGTAGAATATTTAAAATTTTAATGAAACATGATGAACATAAGGAGGGGCTATTTTCTGCTTATAGATTGAATGGAGTAGGAACAGGTTATTACAGAGTTCGTTCTATGATGGTAGATAATCAAAAACTTTATATTTATGCAAAGATGTTTTCAGTTATCTATATACCAACTCCAATAACTTTAGGATATCTTCTTTGCTATGACAAAAAACAGATTTTAGCTAGTTTTTCTAATTCAACTTTCAAAGAAGCTAAAAAAGAAATTCAAGAAAATGTTTTATACTTGTAG
- a CDS encoding toxin-antitoxin system YwqK family antitoxin, whose translation MRKNFINYTFIIFIFLINSFSIFAQKEIDFNKLEEDKKTGLIYIKENKELFTGIANKYYENGKLDTKFSYKNGVLEGEGIIYYETGEVWSNFSYSQGKLDGVIKTYYKDGSIETVKHIKNGKYNGSYKVYFQNGKLEYDANFVELKLDGLIKTYYENGKELSIENYENGKLDGEAIRYYENGNLFIKANFTNDKLNGAIKVFKEDGTLDFISFYRNGELLSGKEIDFKEAIIGDERNTTAPNMDKEYFWIVLISIIILLGIISAIKIYRTFPKTDNLTDREKNIIFNILMKYKGNHRDLHSSYKLNGFGTGFYTVRSMIIDGEKISIQAKMLSLLFIPAPITLGYLVCYDKNKILASFSNLEFGKAKKEIQKFLKDEIITEKKENNFKCK comes from the coding sequence ATGAGAAAAAATTTTATTAACTATACATTTATAATTTTTATTTTTTTGATAAATTCATTTAGTATTTTTGCTCAAAAAGAAATTGATTTTAATAAACTTGAGGAAGATAAGAAAACAGGACTTATTTATATCAAAGAAAATAAAGAACTATTTACAGGGATAGCAAATAAATATTATGAAAATGGAAAATTAGATACTAAATTTTCTTATAAAAATGGTGTGCTTGAAGGAGAAGGAATTATATATTATGAAACAGGAGAAGTCTGGTCTAACTTTTCTTACTCCCAAGGGAAACTAGATGGAGTTATAAAAACCTATTATAAAGATGGAAGTATAGAAACTGTAAAACATATAAAAAATGGAAAATATAATGGGTCATATAAAGTATATTTTCAAAATGGAAAATTAGAGTATGATGCTAACTTTGTTGAATTAAAATTAGATGGTCTCATAAAAACTTATTATGAAAATGGAAAAGAGTTATCAATTGAAAACTATGAAAATGGGAAATTGGATGGAGAAGCTATAAGATACTATGAAAATGGAAATCTATTTATAAAAGCTAATTTTACAAATGATAAATTAAATGGAGCAATAAAAGTATTTAAAGAAGATGGAACATTAGACTTTATTTCTTTTTATAGAAATGGAGAACTTTTAAGTGGAAAGGAAATTGATTTTAAAGAAGCTATTATAGGAGATGAAAGAAATACTACAGCTCCTAATATGGATAAAGAATATTTTTGGATAGTCCTAATTTCAATTATTATTTTATTAGGCATAATATCAGCCATCAAAATTTATAGAACTTTTCCAAAAACAGATAATTTAACAGATAGGGAAAAGAATATAATATTTAATATTCTTATGAAATATAAAGGGAATCATAGAGATTTACATTCATCATATAAACTTAATGGTTTTGGAACAGGATTTTATACTGTTCGTTCAATGATAATAGATGGAGAAAAAATAAGTATTCAAGCAAAAATGCTTAGCTTATTATTTATTCCTGCTCCAATAACACTTGGATATTTAGTATGTTATGATAAAAATAAAATTTTAGCCAGTTTTTCTAATTTAGAATTTGGAAAAGCAAAAAAAGAAATTCAAAAATTTTTAAAAGATGAAATAATAACAGAGAAAAAAGAAAATAATTTTAAATGTAAATAA
- a CDS encoding cyclodeaminase/cyclohydrolase family protein: MKLVELDVLKFLDVVDSNSPAPGGGSVSALASSLGASLARMVAHLSFGKKNYEALADDVKAKFVANFDELLKIKNELNDLIDRDSEAYNTVMAAYKLPKETDEEKAARSAEIQKSLKYAIQTPYDIVVLSGKAISLLGEILANGNQNAITDIGVETMLLMVGLEGGILNVKVNLSSIKDTEYVEKITKEIYDIKATAEKEKERIMGIVNAAL; this comes from the coding sequence ATGAAATTAGTAGAATTGGATGTATTGAAATTTTTAGATGTAGTTGACTCAAACTCACCTGCACCTGGTGGAGGATCAGTTTCTGCTCTTGCATCATCTTTAGGAGCAAGTTTAGCAAGAATGGTTGCTCATTTAAGCTTTGGAAAGAAAAACTATGAAGCTCTAGCTGATGATGTTAAAGCTAAATTTGTTGCAAACTTTGATGAATTATTAAAAATTAAAAATGAATTAAATGATTTAATTGACAGAGACTCTGAAGCATATAACACAGTTATGGCTGCATACAAATTACCAAAAGAAACTGATGAAGAAAAAGCAGCAAGAAGTGCTGAAATTCAAAAATCTTTAAAATATGCTATTCAAACTCCTTATGATATAGTTGTTTTATCTGGAAAAGCAATTTCTTTATTAGGAGAAATCTTAGCAAATGGAAACCAAAATGCAATAACTGATATTGGTGTAGAAACTATGCTTTTAATGGTAGGACTTGAAGGTGGAATCTTAAATGTTAAAGTAAACCTATCTTCAATAAAAGATACTGAATATGTTGAAAAAATAACAAAAGAAATCTACGATATAAAAGCTACTGCTGAAAAAGAAAAAGAAAGAATAATGGGAATTGTTAATGCTGCATTATAA
- a CDS encoding NADAR family protein, with amino-acid sequence MKYNLENLIKDFNSKKKLKFLFFWGHTQNGNEVTKACFSQWYNCKFVVDDITYHTAEQYMMAQKALLFGDNEIFHKIMNSKHPKEYKELGRKIKNFSDSKWNENKYQIVLKGNIAKFSQNEKLKTFLLNTGTRVLVEASPYDKIWGIGLSADQENIENPLTWNGENLLGFALMEVRDLISQ; translated from the coding sequence ATGAAATATAACTTAGAAAATTTAATAAAAGATTTTAATTCAAAGAAGAAATTAAAATTTTTATTCTTTTGGGGACATACTCAAAATGGAAATGAAGTGACAAAAGCTTGTTTCAGTCAGTGGTATAATTGTAAATTTGTTGTAGATGACATTACATATCATACTGCTGAACAATATATGATGGCTCAAAAAGCATTATTATTTGGTGATAATGAAATTTTCCATAAGATTATGAATTCAAAACATCCAAAAGAATATAAAGAATTAGGAAGAAAAATTAAAAATTTCTCTGATTCTAAATGGAATGAAAATAAGTATCAAATTGTATTAAAGGGAAATATTGCTAAATTTTCTCAAAATGAAAAATTAAAAACTTTTCTTTTAAATACGGGTACTAGAGTTTTAGTTGAAGCTAGTCCTTATGACAAAATTTGGGGGATTGGACTTTCAGCTGATCAAGAAAATATTGAAAATCCTTTAACTTGGAATGGAGAAAATCTTTTAGGTTTTGCTCTTATGGAAGTTAGAGATTTAATTAGTCAGTAA
- a CDS encoding aspartate kinase, which produces MLKVAKFGGSSVASAEQFKKVKEIVKMDASRKFVVVSAVGKASKDDNKITDLLYLCYAHIKYNMNCDAVFSIIEKKFYDIAKELNLEFDIKGELLKLKEKLDQKSVSEEYLVSRGEYLTALLMAEYLGYKFIDAKDVIFYNYDNTFDYIKSEKAFEEITKTGENFIIPGFYGSFPNKDVKLMTRGGGDVTGAIVASLANADVYENWTDVSGVLMADPRIIPNPQPIEVINYNELRELSYMGASVLHEEAVFPVALKKIPIQIRNTNKPEDVGTIINNSDEGAFKHVITGIAGKKDFSIITIRKVHMSNEVGLIRKALSVFEDYNVSIEHIPSGVDSFSVVVETKAVKPFVHELMGKLKKVTSAGEVTLTTEISLIATVGLGMKNYKGLSGRLFSAIGKAGINIVVISQTSDEINIIVGVHNSDYERTIRTIYYEFNPQ; this is translated from the coding sequence ATGTTAAAGGTTGCTAAATTTGGTGGAAGTTCTGTTGCCAGTGCAGAGCAGTTTAAAAAAGTTAAAGAAATAGTTAAAATGGATGCAAGTCGTAAATTTGTTGTTGTAAGTGCAGTTGGAAAAGCAAGTAAAGATGATAATAAAATAACAGATTTACTATATCTTTGTTATGCACATATAAAATACAATATGAATTGTGATGCAGTTTTCAGTATAATTGAAAAGAAATTTTATGATATAGCTAAAGAGCTAAATTTAGAGTTTGATATAAAAGGTGAACTTTTAAAATTAAAAGAAAAATTAGATCAAAAAAGTGTGTCAGAAGAATATCTAGTAAGTCGTGGAGAGTATTTAACAGCACTTTTAATGGCTGAATATCTTGGATATAAATTTATAGATGCTAAGGATGTTATCTTCTATAATTATGATAATACTTTTGATTATATTAAAAGTGAAAAAGCTTTTGAAGAAATAACAAAAACAGGAGAAAATTTTATTATTCCAGGTTTCTATGGTTCTTTCCCAAATAAAGATGTTAAACTTATGACTCGTGGTGGAGGAGATGTTACAGGAGCTATAGTTGCTAGTCTTGCCAATGCAGATGTTTATGAAAACTGGACAGATGTGTCAGGGGTTTTAATGGCAGATCCAAGAATAATTCCTAATCCACAACCTATTGAAGTTATAAATTATAACGAGCTTAGAGAACTTTCATATATGGGAGCTAGTGTTTTACATGAAGAAGCAGTATTTCCTGTTGCTTTAAAGAAAATCCCTATACAAATTCGTAACACAAATAAACCAGAAGATGTAGGAACTATAATAAACAACAGTGATGAAGGGGCATTTAAACATGTAATTACAGGTATAGCAGGGAAAAAAGATTTCTCTATTATCACAATTAGAAAAGTTCATATGTCTAATGAAGTAGGTTTAATAAGAAAGGCCTTAAGTGTTTTTGAGGACTATAATGTAAGTATAGAGCATATTCCAAGTGGAGTTGATTCATTCTCTGTTGTAGTTGAAACTAAGGCAGTAAAACCTTTTGTTCATGAACTTATGGGAAAATTGAAAAAGGTTACTTCAGCAGGAGAAGTTACTTTGACAACTGAAATCTCTTTAATTGCTACAGTAGGTCTAGGAATGAAGAATTATAAAGGATTATCAGGAAGATTATTCTCTGCAATAGGTAAAGCAGGGATAAACATAGTTGTAATTTCTCAAACAAGTGATGAAATTAATATTATAGTTGGAGTACATAATTCAGATTATGAAAGAACTATAAGAACTATCTATTATGAATTTAACCCACAATAA